One genomic region from Sphingobacterium multivorum encodes:
- the rplD gene encoding 50S ribosomal protein L4: MEVKVLNLSGKETGAKVQLPESVFGLEPNDHAIYLDVKQYLANQRQGTHKSKQRNEIAGSTRKLHKQKGTGGARAGSIKSPLFNGGGRVFGPQPRDYSFKLNKKLKQVARKSALSYKAKDNNIVVLDEVKFDAIKTKNYVALINALNVADEKTLLVLPAYDEIVYKSSRNLKKAKVIVAADLNTYDVLNATKLLLTTDSVKTLEEALAK, encoded by the coding sequence ATGGAAGTTAAAGTTTTAAATTTATCAGGTAAAGAAACAGGTGCCAAGGTGCAACTTCCTGAGTCGGTATTTGGGTTAGAGCCTAACGATCATGCGATCTATTTGGATGTGAAACAATACTTAGCGAACCAACGCCAAGGAACTCACAAATCTAAACAACGTAACGAAATCGCGGGTTCTACTCGTAAATTACACAAACAAAAAGGTACTGGTGGTGCTCGTGCGGGTTCTATCAAATCTCCATTGTTTAATGGTGGTGGTCGTGTATTCGGTCCTCAACCTCGTGACTACTCGTTCAAATTGAACAAAAAATTGAAACAAGTAGCACGTAAATCAGCGTTATCTTACAAAGCAAAAGATAATAACATTGTGGTATTGGATGAAGTAAAATTCGATGCTATCAAAACTAAAAACTATGTTGCTTTAATAAATGCGTTGAACGTAGCTGATGAGAAAACATTGTTGGTATTGCCAGCTTACGATGAGATTGTTTATAAATCAAGCAGAAACTTGAAAAAAGCAAAAGTTATTGTTGCAGCTGATTTAAATACATATGATGTATTGAACGCAACAAAATTATTGTTGACTACAGATTCTGTTAAAACTTTGGAGGAAGCATTAGCTAAGTAA
- the rpsE gene encoding 30S ribosomal protein S5, with the protein MALSNIKRVKSSEIELKDRLVSIQRVAKVTKGGRTFSFSAIVVVGDENGIVGYGLGKAKEVTEAITKGIDDAKKNLVKVPIIKGTVPHEQYGKYSGGSVLVKPAIAGTGVLAGGAMRAVLESAGIKDVLAKSLGSSNPHNVVKATVTALANMRDAYTVAQHRGVDLNKVFNG; encoded by the coding sequence ATGGCATTAAGCAATATAAAAAGAGTAAAATCAAGCGAAATTGAATTAAAAGATCGCTTAGTAAGTATCCAACGTGTAGCTAAAGTTACTAAAGGTGGTCGTACTTTCAGCTTCTCTGCAATTGTTGTAGTAGGTGATGAAAACGGTATCGTTGGTTACGGTTTAGGTAAAGCTAAAGAGGTAACTGAAGCAATCACGAAAGGTATCGATGACGCAAAGAAAAATTTGGTAAAAGTTCCTATTATCAAAGGTACTGTTCCGCACGAGCAATATGGTAAATATTCTGGTGGTTCAGTTTTGGTTAAACCAGCAATTGCAGGTACAGGAGTTTTAGCCGGTGGTGCAATGCGTGCAGTATTGGAGTCTGCTGGTATCAAAGACGTATTGGCTAAGTCATTAGGTTCGTCTAACCCACACAACGTGGTCAAAGCAACTGTAACAGCTTTAGCAAACATGCGTGATGCATATACAGTAGCACAACACCGCGGTGTCGATTTAAATAAAGTATTTAACGGTTAA
- the rpsQ gene encoding 30S ribosomal protein S17, whose amino-acid sequence MERNLRKTRIGLVVSNKMDKSIVVSVERKVKHPIYGKFVKKTTKFKAHDETNTCGIGDTVLIMETRPLSKTKNWRLVEIIERAK is encoded by the coding sequence ATGGAAAGAAATTTAAGAAAAACAAGAATCGGCTTAGTAGTTAGCAACAAGATGGACAAGTCTATCGTGGTATCAGTGGAACGTAAAGTGAAACACCCGATCTATGGTAAGTTCGTTAAAAAAACTACTAAATTTAAAGCTCATGACGAAACTAATACCTGCGGTATCGGCGATACGGTATTAATTATGGAAACTCGTCCGCTGAGTAAAACAAAAAACTGGAGATTAGTAGAAATTATAGAAAGAGCTAAATAA
- the rpsH gene encoding 30S ribosomal protein S8, translating into MTTDPIADYLTRVRNAIKANHRVVEIPASNLKKEITKVLFDKGYIANYKFDENGVQGTIKIALKYNPISKIPAIRTLTRVSKPGLRKYASVDTMPRVLNGLGIAILSTSKGVMTDKEARLQNVGGEVLCYVY; encoded by the coding sequence ATGACTACAGATCCAATTGCGGATTACCTTACACGAGTAAGGAATGCCATCAAGGCCAACCACAGGGTTGTTGAAATTCCTGCATCGAACCTAAAAAAAGAGATCACTAAAGTTCTTTTTGACAAAGGTTACATTGCTAATTACAAATTCGATGAGAATGGCGTACAGGGTACGATCAAAATCGCATTGAAATATAATCCAATTAGCAAAATTCCGGCTATTCGTACGTTGACACGTGTGAGTAAACCTGGTTTAAGAAAGTATGCAAGCGTTGATACTATGCCTCGTGTTTTGAACGGTTTAGGTATTGCTATCTTGTCAACATCGAAAGGTGTAATGACAGATAAGGAAGCTAGACTTCAAAATGTTGGTGGTGAAGTTTTATGTTACGTTTATTAA
- a CDS encoding DinB family protein, translated as MKTEIISKNELLQHWLGHRNLTRQTIEKFPEEGLFNYKVEGMRTFADMIKELLGIAVPGLQEIVNNKSGELNENLSYSTKAQLLQAWDEATPQISELFNQIPEERFAEEFNLFGQYKSPIIHSIFYFIDNEIHHRGQAFVYLRLLGIQPPFFWERG; from the coding sequence ATGAAAACAGAAATCATTTCGAAGAACGAGCTACTTCAACATTGGCTAGGCCATAGAAACCTAACAAGACAGACTATTGAAAAATTTCCAGAAGAAGGATTGTTCAATTACAAGGTAGAAGGCATGCGCACTTTTGCAGATATGATTAAGGAGCTACTGGGTATTGCTGTTCCAGGTCTCCAGGAAATTGTCAATAACAAAAGCGGCGAACTCAACGAGAATCTCAGCTATTCGACCAAAGCACAATTACTGCAGGCCTGGGATGAAGCTACTCCTCAGATCAGTGAACTGTTCAATCAAATTCCAGAAGAACGCTTTGCCGAAGAGTTCAATTTATTTGGACAATACAAATCCCCCATTATCCATAGCATATTTTATTTTATTGACAACGAGATCCACCATCGTGGTCAGGCCTTTGTCTATTTACGCTTACTGGGTATCCAACCACCATTTTTTTGGGAAAGGGGTTAA
- the rpsN gene encoding 30S ribosomal protein S14, with the protein MAKEGLKAREVKRAKLVAKYAAKRAELKAAGDYVALDKLPKNASPVRLHNRCKLTGRPKGYMRQFGISRVTFREMALDGKIPGVKKASW; encoded by the coding sequence ATGGCTAAAGAAGGATTAAAAGCACGCGAAGTAAAACGCGCTAAATTGGTAGCTAAATATGCGGCAAAACGTGCAGAATTAAAAGCTGCTGGCGATTACGTTGCATTAGATAAATTGCCTAAAAATGCTTCTCCAGTACGTTTACACAATCGTTGTAAATTGACTGGCCGTCCTAAAGGATATATGCGTCAATTCGGTATCTCTCGTGTAACATTCCGTGAGATGGCTTTAGATGGCAAAATCCCAGGGGTGAAAAAAGCTTCTTGGTAA
- the rplV gene encoding 50S ribosomal protein L22, translated as MEATKKLKKSVLIRQRKEQEKAQQGGASDAKLLNCPTSPRKMRLVVDLIRGQRVENAIYILKHSSKEAAARVEKLLLSAIKNWEAKNEGKSVEESELYVKEVSVGGGRQLKRLRPAPQGRGYRVRKRSNHVTLVVDSKLNVEQN; from the coding sequence ATGGAAGCAACAAAAAAACTTAAAAAGTCTGTCTTAATTAGACAACGTAAAGAGCAAGAGAAAGCTCAACAAGGAGGAGCTTCGGATGCCAAATTATTGAACTGCCCGACTTCGCCTCGTAAGATGCGTTTGGTGGTAGACTTAATTCGCGGTCAACGTGTTGAAAATGCAATTTACATTTTGAAACACTCAAGTAAAGAAGCTGCTGCTCGTGTAGAAAAATTATTATTATCTGCAATCAAAAACTGGGAAGCCAAAAACGAAGGTAAATCAGTGGAAGAAAGCGAACTATATGTAAAAGAAGTATCAGTAGGTGGTGGTCGTCAATTGAAAAGATTGCGTCCGGCTCCTCAAGGTCGCGGATACAGAGTTCGTAAACGTTCAAATCACGTTACGTTGGTAGTTGATAGCAAATTAAACGTTGAACAAAACTAA
- the rplE gene encoding 50S ribosomal protein L5, whose amino-acid sequence MTYVPRLKVKYAEEIRKALQEKFQYKSIMQVPKLEKIVVSQGVGAATADKKLIDNAIAELTLITGQQAVATKSKKDISNFKLRKGMPVGARVTLRDNNMFEFLDRLVAVSLPRIRDFRGINDKGFDGRGNYNLGITEQIIFPEINIDKINKIQGMDITFVTSAQNDVEALELLKQFGLPFKNQNTNNNG is encoded by the coding sequence ATGACTTACGTACCAAGATTAAAAGTGAAATATGCGGAGGAAATCCGTAAAGCACTTCAAGAAAAATTTCAGTATAAAAGTATTATGCAGGTTCCTAAACTTGAGAAAATCGTTGTTTCACAAGGCGTAGGAGCTGCAACAGCTGACAAAAAATTAATCGATAACGCTATCGCTGAGTTGACTTTAATCACAGGTCAACAAGCCGTTGCTACAAAATCGAAAAAAGATATTTCAAACTTTAAATTACGTAAAGGTATGCCTGTAGGGGCACGTGTTACTTTGCGTGACAACAATATGTTTGAATTCTTGGATCGTTTGGTAGCAGTATCGCTTCCACGTATTCGTGACTTCCGCGGTATCAACGATAAAGGCTTTGACGGACGTGGTAACTATAACTTAGGTATCACTGAGCAAATCATTTTCCCTGAGATCAACATTGATAAAATCAACAAGATCCAAGGTATGGACATCACTTTCGTGACTTCTGCTCAAAATGATGTTGAGGCTTTAGAATTGTTGAAACAATTCGGTTTACCATTTAAAAATCAAAATACTAATAACAATGGCTAA
- the rpsC gene encoding 30S ribosomal protein S3, translated as MGQKANPIGSRLGIIKGWDSNWFGGKNYSDKLVEDEKIRKYLSVRIAKGGVAKVVIERTLKRITVTIHTARPGIVIGKGGQEVDKIKEELKKLTKKDVQINIFEIKRPELDAKLVAEGVAKQLEARISFRRAMKTSIASTMRMGAEGIKIMCSGRLGGAEMARTEQYKEGRTPLHTLRADIDYALAEALTTYGKIGIKVWICKGEVYGKRDLSPNIGQASGVKSRGNHEGGGERRDNRNNKGGRGGNNRGGNNRGGSNRGPKKD; from the coding sequence ATGGGACAAAAAGCAAATCCAATAGGTAGCAGATTAGGAATCATCAAAGGTTGGGATTCTAACTGGTTCGGAGGTAAAAACTATTCCGATAAATTAGTTGAAGACGAAAAAATCAGAAAATATCTTTCTGTTCGTATTGCAAAAGGTGGTGTAGCTAAAGTTGTTATCGAAAGAACTTTAAAACGTATCACTGTTACAATTCACACTGCTCGTCCAGGTATCGTTATCGGTAAAGGTGGTCAAGAAGTTGACAAGATCAAAGAAGAGTTGAAAAAACTGACTAAAAAGGATGTTCAAATCAACATTTTCGAGATCAAACGCCCTGAGTTAGATGCTAAGTTAGTAGCTGAAGGTGTCGCTAAACAATTAGAGGCGCGTATTTCATTCCGTCGTGCAATGAAAACTTCAATCGCTTCTACGATGCGTATGGGTGCAGAAGGTATCAAAATCATGTGTTCTGGTCGTTTAGGTGGTGCTGAAATGGCGCGTACTGAACAATACAAAGAAGGAAGAACTCCTTTACACACATTGCGTGCTGATATCGACTACGCTTTAGCTGAAGCATTGACTACATACGGTAAAATTGGTATCAAAGTTTGGATCTGTAAAGGTGAGGTTTACGGTAAACGTGACTTATCTCCAAACATTGGTCAAGCATCTGGTGTAAAATCACGTGGCAACCACGAAGGTGGTGGCGAACGTCGTGACAACCGTAACAACAAAGGTGGTCGCGGTGGAAACAACCGTGGTGGAAACAACCGTGGTGGAAGCAACCGTGGTCCGAAAAAAGATTAA
- the rplX gene encoding 50S ribosomal protein L24, translating to MAQKTKTTTHKIKIKKGDLVKVIAGNSKGVQGKVLTVLVDKNRAIVEGANIVKKHTKPSAANPNGGIIEKEAGIHISNLAVIDPKTGATTRVGRKLNADGKLVRYAKKSGEEIK from the coding sequence ATGGCACAGAAAACAAAAACAACTACGCACAAAATCAAAATTAAAAAAGGTGATTTAGTGAAAGTTATCGCTGGTAACTCTAAAGGTGTTCAAGGAAAAGTATTAACTGTTTTAGTGGATAAAAATAGAGCTATCGTTGAGGGCGCTAACATCGTAAAAAAACACACTAAACCAAGTGCAGCTAATCCTAATGGTGGTATCATTGAGAAAGAAGCTGGTATTCACATCTCTAATTTAGCTGTTATCGATCCTAAAACAGGTGCAACTACACGTGTAGGTCGTAAGTTAAATGCAGATGGTAAATTAGTTCGTTACGCTAAAAAATCAGGGGAGGAAATTAAATAA
- the rpmC gene encoding 50S ribosomal protein L29 produces the protein MKNSEILELSNEDLKARLVEEKTALTKLKFAHAVSAIENPNVIKAARKTIARISTEISARKAAAKNETASEA, from the coding sequence ATGAAAAATTCAGAAATTTTAGAATTATCTAATGAGGACTTAAAAGCTCGTCTTGTAGAAGAGAAAACAGCCCTTACAAAATTGAAATTTGCACATGCTGTTTCAGCTATTGAGAACCCTAACGTGATCAAAGCAGCACGCAAAACTATCGCTCGTATCAGTACAGAGATCAGTGCACGCAAAGCTGCAGCTAAAAATGAAACAGCCTCTGAGGCGTAA
- the rplB gene encoding 50S ribosomal protein L2, protein MAVKRFKPVTPGTRFRVGADYSDVTTNVPEKSLVVKINKKSGGRNNSGKMTMRYLGGGHKKVYRLIDFKRDKKDIPAKVATIEYDPNRTARIALLHYADGEKRYILAPAGLVVGQTVIAGDKVAPEVGNTLPLANIPLGSIIHNIELNPGQGGSIARSAGTYAQLSARDGKYAIIKLPSSETRMILLTCVATIGSVSNHERSNQVLGKAGRKRWLGRRPRVRGVAMNPVDHPMGGGEGRTSGGHPRSRTGVLAKGFKTRYKKKTSNRYIIERRKK, encoded by the coding sequence ATGGCAGTTAAAAGATTCAAACCGGTAACCCCTGGTACTCGTTTTAGAGTAGGCGCTGACTACTCTGATGTTACTACAAACGTTCCTGAAAAATCGTTAGTAGTAAAAATCAACAAGAAATCAGGCGGTCGTAATAACTCCGGTAAAATGACTATGCGTTATCTCGGTGGGGGACATAAAAAAGTATACCGATTAATTGATTTCAAACGCGATAAAAAAGATATCCCTGCAAAAGTAGCTACTATCGAGTACGATCCAAATCGTACTGCTCGTATTGCCTTGTTGCATTACGCAGATGGTGAAAAACGTTACATCCTTGCTCCAGCTGGTTTAGTAGTTGGTCAAACTGTAATTGCAGGTGATAAAGTTGCCCCAGAAGTTGGTAATACATTACCATTAGCAAACATTCCATTGGGTTCTATCATCCACAACATTGAATTAAATCCTGGTCAAGGTGGTTCAATTGCTCGTTCGGCTGGTACTTATGCTCAATTGTCTGCTCGTGATGGTAAATATGCCATCATCAAATTGCCTTCGAGCGAAACACGTATGATCTTATTGACTTGTGTTGCTACAATTGGTTCAGTATCGAACCATGAAAGATCTAACCAAGTGTTAGGTAAAGCAGGTCGCAAACGTTGGTTAGGTCGTCGTCCAAGAGTTCGTGGTGTTGCGATGAACCCAGTAGATCACCCTATGGGTGGTGGTGAAGGCCGTACTTCAGGAGGTCACCCACGCTCACGTACAGGTGTATTAGCTAAAGGCTTCAAAACACGTTACAAGAAGAAAACATCGAATCGTTACATCATTGAGAGAAGGAAAAAATAA
- the rplR gene encoding 50S ribosomal protein L18, with translation MAGQKASRRERIKKGIRKNLAGTSERPRLSVFRSNKGIYAQIIDDNAGKTLVAASSLSKEFVASGNKVDQSKAVGKLVAEKALAAGINKVVFDRNGYLYHGRIKSLAEGAREGGLDF, from the coding sequence ATGGCAGGACAAAAAGCATCTCGTAGAGAGAGAATCAAAAAAGGAATCAGAAAAAACCTTGCTGGAACGTCTGAACGTCCACGTTTATCGGTTTTTAGAAGTAACAAAGGTATCTATGCGCAAATCATTGATGACAATGCAGGTAAAACATTAGTTGCTGCATCTAGTTTGTCAAAAGAGTTTGTTGCATCTGGTAACAAGGTTGATCAATCTAAAGCTGTAGGTAAATTGGTGGCTGAAAAAGCATTAGCAGCAGGTATTAATAAAGTAGTTTTTGACCGTAATGGGTACTTATACCATGGCCGTATCAAATCTTTGGCTGAAGGTGCTCGCGAAGGCGGTTTAGACTTTTAA
- the rpmD gene encoding 50S ribosomal protein L30: MAKIKITQIKSVIDRSERQKKTIEALGLKRINHSVEVEATPSIIGMVRKVNHLVAIETI, from the coding sequence ATGGCAAAAATCAAAATCACCCAGATAAAGAGCGTTATCGACAGAAGCGAGCGCCAAAAGAAAACTATTGAGGCATTGGGTTTGAAAAGAATCAACCACTCAGTAGAAGTTGAAGCTACTCCATCAATTATTGGAATGGTACGTAAAGTAAACCATTTAGTAGCTATCGAAACTATTTAA
- the rplN gene encoding 50S ribosomal protein L14 — protein sequence MVQQESRLNVADNSGAKQVLVIRVLGGTRKRYASIGDKIVVSVKSAMPSGNVKKGSVSKAVVVRTKKEIRRKDGSYIRFDDNAAVLLNNNDEPRGTRIFGPVARELREKQFMKIVSLAPEVL from the coding sequence ATGGTACAACAAGAATCAAGACTTAATGTAGCTGACAATAGCGGTGCTAAACAAGTTTTAGTAATCCGTGTATTGGGCGGTACGCGTAAGCGTTATGCATCAATCGGAGATAAGATTGTTGTATCGGTGAAAAGCGCTATGCCTTCAGGAAACGTGAAAAAAGGTTCCGTTTCTAAAGCAGTAGTTGTTAGAACGAAAAAGGAAATCCGTCGTAAAGATGGTTCATACATCCGCTTCGATGATAACGCAGCTGTATTATTAAATAATAATGATGAACCACGTGGTACACGTATCTTTGGCCCTGTTGCTAGAGAGTTGCGTGAGAAACAGTTCATGAAAATTGTATCATTAGCACCGGAGGTTTTATAA
- the rplP gene encoding 50S ribosomal protein L16 produces MLQPKRTKFRKMQKGRMKGNASRGAELAFGSFGIKTMEQAWITSRQIEAARIAVTRYMKREGQVWIRIFPDKPVTKKPAEVRMGKGKGAPEYWVAVVRPGRMLFEAEGVPLEIAKEALRLAAQKLPVQTKFVIRRDYVEA; encoded by the coding sequence ATGTTACAGCCAAAAAGAACGAAGTTCAGAAAGATGCAGAAAGGCCGCATGAAAGGTAACGCTTCTCGTGGAGCGGAGTTAGCTTTCGGTTCTTTCGGTATCAAAACAATGGAGCAAGCATGGATCACTAGTCGTCAAATCGAGGCAGCTCGTATTGCGGTTACACGTTATATGAAACGTGAAGGTCAAGTTTGGATTCGTATTTTCCCTGACAAACCTGTTACGAAAAAACCTGCAGAGGTACGTATGGGTAAAGGTAAGGGTGCTCCAGAATACTGGGTAGCAGTAGTACGCCCAGGCCGTATGTTATTTGAAGCAGAAGGTGTGCCTTTGGAAATTGCCAAAGAAGCTTTACGCCTTGCAGCTCAAAAACTTCCGGTTCAAACTAAGTTTGTGATTCGTAGAGACTACGTTGAAGCATAA
- the rpsS gene encoding 30S ribosomal protein S19 yields MARSIKKGPYIDHNLERKVLSMNETNKKSVIKTWSRRSMISPDFVGHTFAVHNGNKFIPVYVTENMVGHKLGEFAPTRTFRGHAEKKK; encoded by the coding sequence ATGGCTCGTTCAATTAAAAAAGGTCCTTATATCGATCACAACTTAGAAAGAAAAGTTCTTTCTATGAATGAAACTAACAAAAAGTCAGTTATCAAAACATGGTCTCGTAGATCAATGATTTCACCTGATTTTGTTGGCCATACCTTCGCAGTGCACAACGGGAATAAATTTATCCCTGTTTATGTAACAGAGAATATGGTAGGTCACAAGCTTGGTGAATTCGCGCCTACGCGTACATTCAGAGGCCACGCAGAAAAGAAAAAATAA
- the rplC gene encoding 50S ribosomal protein L3 — protein MSGIIGKKVGMTSLFNADGKNIPCTVIQAGPCVVTQIRTEEKDGYSAIQLGFDEAKEKNTTAPLKGHFAKANTTPKRKLVEFKTFPDAKQLGDVVDVTLFEEGEYVDVVGTSKGKGFQGVMKRHGFGGVGGATHGQHNRLRAPGSLGASSWPSRVFKGMRMAGRTGGDRVKVQNLQVLKVYAEQNLIVVSGSIPGAKGSYVIVDK, from the coding sequence ATGTCAGGTATTATTGGAAAAAAAGTAGGAATGACGAGCCTGTTTAACGCTGATGGGAAAAATATTCCTTGTACAGTGATTCAGGCCGGGCCGTGCGTGGTTACGCAGATACGTACGGAAGAAAAGGATGGCTACTCGGCAATTCAACTTGGTTTCGACGAAGCTAAGGAGAAAAACACGACAGCTCCTTTGAAAGGGCACTTTGCGAAAGCAAACACAACGCCTAAGCGTAAGTTGGTAGAGTTTAAAACTTTCCCAGATGCAAAACAACTTGGTGACGTAGTTGACGTTACTCTTTTTGAAGAAGGTGAGTACGTAGATGTAGTTGGTACTTCAAAAGGTAAAGGTTTCCAAGGTGTAATGAAACGTCATGGATTTGGTGGTGTAGGTGGTGCGACTCACGGTCAGCACAACAGATTACGTGCTCCAGGTTCATTAGGTGCTTCATCATGGCCTTCACGCGTATTCAAAGGTATGCGCATGGCTGGTCGTACAGGTGGTGACAGAGTTAAAGTTCAAAACTTACAGGTGTTGAAAGTTTACGCTGAGCAAAACCTTATCGTTGTTAGTGGTTCCATTCCAGGAGCTAAAGGTTCTTATGTAATCGTAGACAAATAG
- the rplF gene encoding 50S ribosomal protein L6, whose protein sequence is MSRIGKAPIAIPAGVTVTISDKNLVSVKGPKGELTQQVDRDITIAQEEGNIVVTRPTDQKKHKALHGLYRSLLANMVYGVTEGYKTTQELVGVGYRASSTGNVLELTLGFSHQIVFVLPNEVKVSTTADKGKNPTITLECADKQLIGQVAAKIRGFRKPEPYKGKGVKFAGEVLRRKAGKSAKK, encoded by the coding sequence ATGTCAAGAATTGGAAAAGCGCCTATCGCTATCCCTGCTGGGGTAACTGTTACTATTTCGGACAAAAACTTAGTTTCAGTAAAAGGTCCTAAAGGCGAATTAACACAACAAGTTGACCGTGACATCACGATTGCTCAAGAAGAGGGTAATATCGTTGTAACACGTCCAACTGATCAAAAGAAACACAAAGCATTACACGGTCTATACCGTTCCCTGTTGGCTAACATGGTTTACGGTGTGACTGAAGGTTACAAAACTACGCAAGAGTTAGTCGGTGTAGGTTACCGTGCTTCAAGTACTGGTAATGTATTAGAGTTAACTTTAGGTTTCTCTCACCAGATTGTTTTTGTATTGCCAAACGAGGTTAAAGTATCAACTACTGCTGACAAAGGTAAAAACCCTACAATCACTTTAGAGTGTGCTGACAAACAATTGATCGGTCAGGTAGCGGCTAAAATCCGTGGCTTCCGTAAACCAGAACCTTACAAAGGAAAAGGTGTCAAGTTTGCAGGTGAAGTATTGAGAAGAAAAGCAGGTAAATCAGCTAAAAAATAA
- the rplO gene encoding 50S ribosomal protein L15, with the protein MNLSNLKPAKGAVKSSKRIGRGTGSGRGGTSTRGHKGAGSRSGHSTKIGFEGGQMPLQRRVPKFGFKNINRVEYNGVNLDTLQALIEKYNLTAVDFDALKAHGLVSKNDKVKILGRGELKAKVEVTAHAFTASAQKAIEAAGGSIVKI; encoded by the coding sequence ATGAACTTAAGTAATTTAAAACCTGCAAAAGGTGCAGTAAAAAGTAGCAAACGTATTGGCCGTGGTACTGGTTCTGGTCGTGGTGGTACTTCAACACGTGGTCACAAAGGTGCTGGTTCTCGTTCAGGTCACTCTACGAAAATCGGTTTCGAAGGTGGTCAAATGCCTTTGCAACGTCGTGTGCCTAAATTTGGTTTCAAAAACATCAACCGTGTTGAGTATAATGGTGTAAACTTAGATACTTTACAAGCGTTGATCGAGAAATACAATTTAACAGCTGTAGATTTCGACGCATTGAAAGCTCATGGTTTAGTGTCTAAAAATGACAAAGTTAAAATCTTGGGTCGCGGTGAGTTGAAAGCTAAAGTTGAAGTAACAGCGCACGCGTTTACTGCTTCTGCTCAAAAAGCTATTGAAGCTGCAGGCGGTTCTATCGTTAAAATTTAA
- the rplW gene encoding 50S ribosomal protein L23: protein MEIIKKPILTEKASLLTEKLNRYAFKVDHRANKIQIKAAVEAMFGVTVLAVNTAVVAGKAKSRYTKAGFVSGRAPKYKKAVITIKDGETIDFYSTI from the coding sequence ATGGAAATTATTAAAAAACCTATCTTGACTGAGAAAGCTTCTTTGTTAACGGAAAAATTAAACCGTTACGCTTTCAAAGTAGATCACAGAGCAAACAAAATCCAGATTAAAGCAGCTGTTGAGGCTATGTTTGGTGTTACAGTTCTTGCTGTAAACACTGCAGTAGTAGCTGGTAAAGCAAAAAGCCGTTACACAAAAGCAGGTTTCGTATCTGGTAGAGCTCCTAAGTATAAAAAGGCTGTCATTACGATTAAAGACGGCGAAACTATTGACTTTTACAGTACTATATAA